The sequence aggacacattctactcatgtaaaatcaccaggcaggccccacaaataatccagagatgcattttaaataaaaggacactcatgtaaaaatacgctgattcctgaaccgtcgcgggccagatttaggtgattgggccagatccggcccccgggccctaGTTTGCCAACTGTGGTATAAAACACGTGTAGGATCAGGCCATaaagacagggaacctgtggcactgcAAATGTTCCTGGAATAGAATTGCCTTCATCCCCTTGATCTGGTCGCTGTAACTtggttgatgcagcccagaatgcCATTggctttttttgctgttgcatctcactgttgactcatgttgagCTTGTGCTCCACCAAGGCccatagatccttttcacatgtactactggccaTCCACGTGTTCCTCATCTTATATttctgcagctggttcttcctgcctaggtGCAGAACCTATTTGTCCCTATTGACATTCATTTTCTTAGTTGGTCCCAGTTGTcccatctgttaaggtcattttgaatcctgattccgGATGTATGTACTGTAGGTATGCAAAGAGAGACACAATCTATGTTGAAGCAGAAGGGACCAGACAGAACATCTAATCAGACAGTTTTTGGGTCAGTTTCCATGTGTGAAAAGTCTTATTTTAGCTCGGTCACAGGGCACAGGCTGAACAGGGCAGAACAGCCCAGATTTAGACAGTGGATTCTCCACCTACAAGGAGCAGGTCAGTCGTGATGTGGAAGACCTTCCACTGGCGGGCTAGAGAGCCAccaacagaatcatagagttggaagggacccaagaggcatctagtccatTGCAGGAGAGAGTGTGTATATAAATACTGGGCTCAAAAGACAAGTAGTCTGACCAAACAGGAGGCCACTTCTGACAGATGTTATTGGGCTCCTCTGGGCAGGAAGCATAGCTGCTTGCACTGTACAAAGCAAATTAATGCCAGTTCACTGGAAGATCTAGGGGATCTCATCTaccactttaaaggtaaagggacccctgaccattaggtcctgtcatgaccgactctggggttgcggcgctcatctcgctttattggccgagggagccagcatacagcttccgggtcatgtggtcagcatgactaagccgcttctggcgaaccagagcagcacacggaaacgccgtttaccttcccgctggagccgtacctatttatctacttgcactttgatgtgctttcaaactgctaggttggcaggagcagggaccgagcaacgggagctcaccccgtcgcggggattcgaaccgccgaacttctgatcggcaaagtcctaggctctgtggtttaacccacagcgccacctttaaGTGCATATAAAAGGTAACAGGCTCACTTCCAAATTGAAAACGCATAGAAAAGCTCAAGATACACATTAATCTACCCACACATAGGTGAGGAATCATATGATTATATGCTGCCTTAGAgtttttaatttgatttaattTGATTCAATGCAtgtaattattaatattattttcagtTGCTATCTCTGAGAAacgtagaaaataacaggatatatttatccGAAAGTCTTCAAACTTACATGACCCTTTAAAAATTAGGTAAGGAACCAAATGTTATATAATactgttttataatttatgaCTGTTTTATAATCTATGGTAATttagaatttaaatgtattttcatgtaatatttgatacttccagctgatgaaggtgaatacatcgaaacatggccctgtcctggtttctgatccataatgGACTTCTGACTTCTACtcaatgattgaaactaagaccttcACATCAAATCTGACTATTGACTAACATGAACTTgtctctactcataaactctcATTTCAAATTCTGtaacgaattattgtgttatacatatctttaTGAGTTTGTAATCTGTTAgtgtttgtaatctctatttgagtttgtaatccttgtcaaaatacatacttttgaatggatcagTTTTTGTTAAAATTGATTATTTGTGAGTAGGGActactcccactattgaaacttacattggcctgagttattggtgtgcttttttcctagtgtactggaagaagcaaagatcaccagtgtcaaagcaattattcctcaacatcaactttgttggatcggtcatgttgtgtggatgcctgattattgtcttccaaagcaactactctattccgaacttaaaaatggtaagcgtaatgctggtagtcagcaaaagaggttcaaagactctctcatggcaaatctaaaaaaatgtaatataaacactgacaattgggaaacattggcctgtgagtgccgcaattggagaacagcctctactaaaggtgtcatgggtcTGGAAAAAgatcaaactcaggacaaaagggagaaacgtgctaaaaggaaggcatgcttggcaaatccacaccatgatcaactcccacccaaaaacctatgtccccactgtggaaggacgtgtggctccagaattggcctccacagtcacttacagactcactgttaagaccgtgtttatggaacacaatcttacttggctacgagcgATCACCAAAGAACAAAGTAGAACTAAGCTGTTGTGAGATGCATCCCTGTTTAGCCAGCATCTTGTCCCCAGAACGCATCGTCTTCAGAACATATCAGTGAGCCAAGAAGGAATGCTTTTAATCAAGCTCCAATGTAATTTTCTGAGACACTGGGGTCATCTAAGAGATCGACACTCATACATacatagccacacacacacttccaggaaTGAATTCCTTGTGGGAACATCTTGGCCCTGGCTGTTCTTAGATGCGCAGCTTTCCCACGGTTCTCCGGCATCCAGAGATCAAGCTGAGAGACTGCACAAGCGGCTCCCTCCTCTCTTATCCACGGCCTCCCGTCAGTCACGTCAGTCAGGGGTCCTGCTAAGATGCTCTCGCACATTGGGCCCATATTAAGTGCAAAATATATATCTGTTtcataaataataacaaaaaaaatgtttttttgctgGAAAAGGTCCTGTTGGTTCACAACGATGCTGGTGGCTCAGGGAGGCATCCTGTCCCCCGTGGCGAGAGCCCCAAGCAGTATCCATTCATTTTAGGCACAGCTGTTGGTTTGGTGGCAGACATGTGGCACGTTCTTAATCATCAGCCAGTCGGAGGAGGGTGCCGGAGGTCGTGGGGACGCTAGAGGAAGCAAGAATGAAGTGGTCAGGTTAAAAGCAGGACAAAATaagaagagcataagaagagccccagctggatcaggccagggcccatctaatctagcatcccGTTCTAGTGAggtaaaaaggcaaagggacccctgaccattaagtccagtcgtggccgactctggggttgcggcgctcatctcactttattggccaagggagccggcatacagcttccgggtcatgtggccagcatgactaagccacttctggtgaaccaaagcagcgcacggaaatgccatttaccttcccgcaggagcggtacctatttatctacttgtactttgatgtgctttcgaactgctaggttggcaggagcagggaccgagcaacgggagctcacgccgtcgcggggattcgaaccgctgaccttctgatcggcaagccctaggctctgtggtttagaccacagcaccacctgcatccctattctagtggggtaggagagatgAAAATAACGCCCatgtatttcacatctggcaaccaatgtgcccctttagTTTCAGATACTACATGGGTATTCAagtctaccttcagatgtcttctaaacgtctggtagttgtttttctctttgacatctggtgggagggcgttccacagggcaggggccactaccgagaaggccctctgcctggttccctgtaaccaggTAAGGATGCAGCTGCCGAAGAGCAAATCTGCTCCCAAGTGAAAGCAAATCCCAAGCATTCCTTTGCAAGCAGGGCTTGCTGTCACTGCTAATGACAGAGAGCCCCTctgatgacatcaggtgattggcaggcgGGCGGCATCGCGCACCTGCCCAAATGGCCCCTGGGGGTAAGAGAGGTTGGGATCCAAGTCACCAGCCCAGAAAAGGACCCCATGCCCTTGTATGTAGGATTACAGCCTTGGTTGGCTGCCCAAGGCCAGGATCAAGCTCCACAGCAACAGGCTGAGATCCAAGGCAACATTTGGTTTTTCACAGGTGGGAGCGAGAGCAGAAATCTAGTACCAGTCCACCAGCTGGGCTCCAATAAGGTCGTGGATGTGGTAAGGAAGGCCCAGCTTCACGGCGCTTGGAGCTCGGCGGTTTTGCAGGTCAGACAGCAAAACCTCCTTGTATTTGGCCTTCTGGATCATGCTCAGCACAGCTTTCCTCCCTGGGAAGACCGAGATACACACACAACACAGATCAGTAGGTTGCTGCCGTCAGAGGGGTCCCAACTTTTGCCGGGAGCAGGTAAACGAACTAACCTTTGATGAAGCATTTGACAAAACGACCTGCTCCAGGCACTGCCAGCCACCAGCTCCCTGCGTCACGGACAGTCAGGACTCCGGCATTCACCAGCTGCCTGGACATAAAACACAGGAATGGGAGAGAAATGTAATTCCCCCCCCATTATGACTTGCCCCTTTTGTACCAAAATGCAGCCGCTTCTGGGACTGTGGAAAGCCGGAGATAACGGGAGTCTAAGGAAAGCGTTGCTCAGTGATGCTATCAGGACAGGACTTCAGTAAAACGAGCAGGAGTGTCCCCAAACACAGCAGAGCTGGCTCACTGCATTTTGAAGTAacgtacagtggtagctcgggttaagtacttaataagTACTTAAGTACGGGTTaagtaggtccgttcttaacctgaaactgttcttaacctgaagcaccactttagctaatggggtctcctgctgccaccgcaccgctggagcacgatttctcttctcatcctgaagcaaagttcttaacttgaggtactatttctgggttagcggagtctgtaacctgaagcgtatgtaacccgaggtaccactgtacttctcattATGGAGAGGCCAGGAAATGTAAGACAACTAAGTCCAGGGTTCAAAATGACCAAACCACACCACTAAGTGTGTTTGAGGATCCTGGTATGAGCCACTGTTTCTTCTTCTGAGGTGCCTGGACCTCAGCTCTGGGCAAGACACTACCTGTTACTCAACAGTCTCCATGCAAGTTAACAGTCAAGTATGATGGTCCAAGCCCCTTgtgttattatttttgtaaacagctttgagggcttttgtttttgtttctacaATTGTAGCCATAGAATTCTACACTTGGAAGGTGTCTCGTCTCGTCTAACCCCCTGCATTACGGAAATATTTTTGCCCAGTGTgtaactcgaacccacaaccctgagattaagagtctcatgcccttATATACAGTACATTACTATATTCTTAGAGGGTGCCTGCTGTGGCATGTGCAGTCATGTCACAGAATACTTCCCCTTGCCCCCAGGGAACTGGGTTGTTTAACCCCATACAAAATTATGCAGATTTAAACCAATCAGAACGAATTCAATCGATTTACTAAGATTCATTATAACCGGACACAGCAAAACCTCAAAGAAGAAGCCTGATCTTCATACATGGCCCTCAGAACACACCCTACTCTGACTCCACTCTGGGGAAAACTTTACTCACGTGATTTCCGCATCACTGAAGCCAAACTCTCTCACCATCCTTCTTTTGTCGAAACTGATGTCAGGGCAGGAGCTGAGGACAGAATCCAGGAATTTCCTAACAGTCCTATCAAAGTCCTTCCCAGACGTAAACTCTAGTACCTGTGGGAGAAAGAGCAGTCATAATCTCTCCCCTGCTTCTGCATTGCCCCTCaactaaccacacacacacacacaaaggacacAAGACCTTAGATTTATAGTTGTCTGTGAACGCCACAACGAAAGTGTCTGCATCGAAACCATGCTGGAACATCCGGATCCGGCCCTCATCTTTCAGCTGGctctggagaaagagagaaagagggaggatgaggttttatttattttaatccgTCTATTTCAAATGCAAACTCTGAAGGTGGAGAactggaggcagcaggaggagagattTGTCTATCTATAGAGACACACCCCATTTTATTGAAATCACGgtagggtgtgtgcgtgtgtgcatgagAGGAGGAGGTGGTTTATAGGTTTCCCATAGGATCCTTTGGTTCTTTATTTATCAAACACCCCATATCCTGGGGAACCTCAGGTGCGGGGGAGTGGGgggcaaattcagccctccagattccTCCACCTGACCTCTGAACTGAGGAAGGAATCACCTACCAAGTGCCTGTCGACGGTCGTTCTGTCTTTGACGAGGCTGTAGATCTGGTGTCTCAGAATCAAGGGCGGCAGAAAATCTTCAAATAATTTGCGGGGGAAGAGAGAGGCCAAGAACTGGAGTGCAGATTCTACTGCCTCGgggccttctgggggggggggggcagaaacatAAGAAGCTGGCATATTTCTGCAGCGCTCTGCCTCATGCCATCCAGAATTGATGGCACTCACCTCTCACTCATCATCCCCCCGTAAGTCCTCTCACGCGCACCTCCCCATGCAGAGAGAGAACTCTGCTGCCTCACCACACAACACTTATTCCTCCATTCTTACCCTGTTCGAGAGGCTCCGATCCGAGAACCAGCCGTCGTTTTTTCGCCTGGAATGTATCCGAGATGAGCTGATGCTTCCGCTTCATGGGGCTGGAGGTGAGGGCTAAAGATGGGAGGCAGAGTCATTATGCTACCTGCTCCAGGTGTGCAGAACTCTCTGGTCTTCTAGATGCTgtggaactacaacttccatcagccacagcccatggatgatgggagttgtagtccagcaacatttagagggccacaggttcctcacacctgccaCAGACCTTTGCTAGCCTTCATTCCACACCCTCACCCCCTTCAAATACTGAAGGCCATTTCAGAGACCAGTGTTCTTCTCAGCCTTTCAGTCATAATGGTCCTCCCCTTCTTCCAATATCTTTCTGGGTGCTCTGCAATGAGCTACAACCCCCATCTCTAATCCACCCCAGAAGGTCCCTCGGCGTTCATTCTGGTCAATATCTCACAATCCTATTGTCCTCAGAATACCCTTGATGCTGCAGATTGCACACAACCCACAACTTTCACTTTCCTGGCACCTCAGTATAAGGCTGATGGCATTCATACTGGCAGGTCCTGTCTTATGTATTATTAAGTACTGGCTGGCATCTGAAAATTAAGGAGGAAAAGCTCATCACTTCCCTGCCATGCCCTGAAGAACTTCAGTTGCTTAATATCTGCACGTCAAGCAACTTCAAAAGCACAGGGGAAGTAAAACAAGTTGGGTGTGGATCACACCTATGCTGATCAAATAGTCTGCTCATCCAACTGGATGCTGTATGCTTTGCATATGAGTGATTCAGGTTTCTGCTTTTTCTAGCCTGGCTTCATCATCTGGCTTCAATTTTGCCTTTGAATGTTATTGTCGTCTTCTCTGTATGCAGTGTGATAAATGGCTTGATATTAACAGTACCCACCTGTAGCAtcagtttcccctccccccttcatcagtactgtatgtgtgtgtatcccCACACACCAACCCAGTTAGAGGGCTACAGCAAAGCAGGCTCTGCCCCATGCAAGCTAATGCCACAACCAAAcaattaatattttctttttaaaaacgttattatcaaaatttacaaatatctttaaaagaaaatgtatttCCATGACACATCTGTCTGTTTTGAAAACACGATATTCTGTGATAATCTTGGATAAATTTATTACAACACAATTGCTTTCTTGGGAGCAGAGTCCACTTTATTAGTAGTAGCtgtatcacagggcagttcacaacataaaaacacaaaatgggaaaccaaaacacacttaaaaaacaacaacccagaaacaCCGCGCCCacaaacacattattattattgtgcaaaCCCACTGCTCTTGCGTAAgaggaaaagtacagtggtacctctggttacgtacttaattcgttctggaggtctgttctcaccgcgcaatttctgttctcatcctgaagcaaagttcttaacccgaggtaatatttctgggttagcggagtctgtgacctgaagcgtatgtaacctgaggcgtatgtaacccgaggtaccactgtactgtagtttcAAAAGTGAAGATGTAAATAGACTAGCGAATTATGGAAGCAAAATCTTCTGAAACGCCACGAGTTGCATCCAAGACCCGCTtaagaggagacccattgaaccAAATAGCCCTAAGTTAGTGATGCCCATTGATTTCCTTgagtcctcctctccctcccctctttcccaCCCGCTGGATCCCCTCCTCCATTTAAAGCACCCCCGACTCACAAAGCGACCCTCGTAGTCTCTCGCCTGCCAGTCCCCGCTTCCGGCCAGAGCTGCCTCTGATGACGCCGCCGCAGCTTCTTCCTCTCCAAAACGAGCCACTCCAAGTCCCCACCCGAGTCGGCAAAGCTCCCGGCTGCCCGCCTCCGGAAGATGACGTCACTCCCCTCCAACCCCGCCCCTTTGACACGCTCGCCGGCTGCCCGCCATCTTTATTCCGGGCGGGACGAAGCTACCTCTGACCGACGCTGGCCTAAAGCCGCCATCTCCATCGAGAAACAGGGAATGAAGCCGAACTGGCGGCCATTTTGGACATGGGAAAGAAAACTGCTTTATCCGCGGGAGGCGGGCCGCGCTCGCCACCTGCCGGCCGCGCTTTGCGTGGCACCTCCTGGGGTGTTTGTGTGGGCAGGAAATGGGAAGGGCGTTGACTTCGCCTCCCGACTGGCGCCCTGTGATGACGCCATCGCCGCGCGGCCTTAGGAGCCGAAGGAACGGAGCGCAGCGATTGTTTTGACCAAGATGTCGGGCGCCCGAGTCTTGTTTGGCTGGTGACACAAAGGAGACGCGCGAGCTGCGTCCCCGCCTCTCTCTCCGCGGCAGCGCGAATCGGCGGTGTCCTGCGATGACGTCACAGAAGGTATGTACGGGGGCCGGGAGGGCTCAAAAAGAAAGGctgatttttaattattttttaatggagGGGGGTGTCTTTCCCTGActgcaagaggaggagggagaggtcaAAAAGCATCTTTGGGCATCTCCCCCAAGTGGGTGCCGGTGTgaccaggactcctgggtcccttgCACAAGAGGAAAGTGCGTGCGCATGAGCGCCTGAATGTGCTGCGCGCATTCTCCCGGGTGGAGCGCGCCTAGGTTTTGCAGCTGAAGACTgcggggaagaaggaggaggagaggtgagCTGAGGTTCCCCCCGCGGTTCAGCATTTGACATTCGGAGGATTGGGTGGAAACTTGAATGGGAAAGAAGAAATGGCGGGAAACGAGGGACGGAAGCAGCCTCCGCTTGAGTTG comes from Podarcis raffonei isolate rPodRaf1 chromosome 2, rPodRaf1.pri, whole genome shotgun sequence and encodes:
- the STK19 gene encoding serine/threonine-protein kinase 19 isoform X3, whose translation is MKRKHQLISDTFQAKKRRLVLGSEPLEQEGPEAVESALQFLASLFPRKLFEDFLPPLILRHQIYSLVKDRTTVDRHLSQLKDEGRIRMFQHGFDADTFVVAFTDNYKSKVLEFTSGKDFDRTVRKFLDSVLSSCPDISFDKRRMVREFGFSDAEITQLVNAGVLTVRDAGSWWLAVPGAGRFVKCFIKASPRPPAPSSDWLMIKNVPHVCHQTNSCA
- the STK19 gene encoding serine/threonine-protein kinase 19 isoform X2, which encodes MKRKHQLISDTFQAKKRRLVLGSEPLEQGPEAVESALQFLASLFPRKLFEDFLPPLILRHQIYSLVKDRTTVDRHLSQLKDEGRIRMFQHGFDADTFVVAFTDNYKSKVLEFTSGKDFDRTVRKFLDSVLSSCPDISFDKRRMVREFGFSDAEITQLVNAGVLTVRDAGSWWLAVPGAGRFVKCFIKGRKAVLSMIQKAKYKEVLLSDLQNRRAPSAVKLGLPYHIHDLIGAQLVDCVPTTSGTLLRLADD
- the STK19 gene encoding serine/threonine-protein kinase 19 isoform X1, with protein sequence MKRKHQLISDTFQAKKRRLVLGSEPLEQEGPEAVESALQFLASLFPRKLFEDFLPPLILRHQIYSLVKDRTTVDRHLSQLKDEGRIRMFQHGFDADTFVVAFTDNYKSKVLEFTSGKDFDRTVRKFLDSVLSSCPDISFDKRRMVREFGFSDAEITQLVNAGVLTVRDAGSWWLAVPGAGRFVKCFIKGRKAVLSMIQKAKYKEVLLSDLQNRRAPSAVKLGLPYHIHDLIGAQLVDCVPTTSGTLLRLADD